In one Triplophysa rosa linkage group LG13, Trosa_1v2, whole genome shotgun sequence genomic region, the following are encoded:
- the cenpu gene encoding LOW QUALITY PROTEIN: centromere protein U (The sequence of the model RefSeq protein was modified relative to this genomic sequence to represent the inferred CDS: substituted 1 base at 1 genomic stop codon) encodes MKRMAKTLKAVQXELKSVKAKSGDVVESEAPQTLDISSIEKASFLQEEQYSSHGNPLHSTALEEDLSPRAEQNQRAAPEKTGRQRAAGETPTTNKSKSVSKALEKITASEENQEPSEPRKQGAAATVRRVQGGALPTISEHREDVGKKRASLTATSKKGQRSAKGTSPGEKRRSCSSSAELTDEDESFHPSKEKSKRRRSSSSRRQSGQKHKRKSSSESSERAGPSKRARVLRSPSDLDVVLDAFQEFVGQYKQTVNSDAVKRTIDAFIRSVEEQLSEIITESRELKNLKRENAKVNSAINKKRTRLLEAKNDFIKGKAKLTSLQKECDELEQRLEALREGTSFLNNLQELNRRYLKHRTAHPDEVETFGPSCLPAMLLEARSILGTEQQLKNVNDQLQQIIDETEDQPSTHTVQLNQ; translated from the exons aGCGTGAAGGCTAAAAGTGGTGATGTTGTGGAGTCTGAGGCTCCGCAGACGCTGGACATTTCATCCATAGAGAAAGCCAGTTTCCTTCAGGAGGAGCAATATTCTTCACATG GTAACCCGCTTCACAGCACGGCTCTGGAGGAAGATCTCAGTCCTAGAGCTGAACAAAACCAAAGAGCTGCCCCAGAAAAGACGGGCCGACAGCGAGCTGCTGGGGAGACTCCGACTACAAATAAATCCAAAAGTGTTTCAAAGGCACTGGAGAAGATCACAGCATCCGAAGAGAACCAGGAACCATCTGAGCCAAGAAAACAAGGAGCAGCGGCCACAGTAAG AAGAGTTCAAGGCGGGGCGTTGCCAACCATATCGGAGCACAGAGAGGATGTAGGGAAGAAAAGAGCATCGCTGACTGCCACCTCCAAG AAGGGTCAGAGGTCAGCAAAAGGCACATCTCCAGGAGAAAAACGGAGGTCATGTTCATCCTCAGCAGAGCTTACAGATGAGGATGAGAGCTTT CATCCAAGCAAGGAGAAATCTAAGAGAAGGCGATCATCATCCAGCCGACGGCAGAGtggacaaaaacacaaaagaaaatcttCATCAGAGTCCTCCG agAGAGCAGGCCCCTCTAAAAGAGCGAGAGTTTTAAGAAGTCCATCTGACCTGGATGTGGTGCTTGATGCATTTCAGGAGTTTGTCGGCCAGTATAA GCAGACGGTGAACTCTGACGCTGTGAAGCGCACCATTGACGCATTCATTCGCTCAGTTGAAGAGCAGCTCTCAGAGATC ATAACAGAATCAAGAGAACTTAAGAATCTAAAGAGAGAAAACGCCAAG GTCAATAGTGCCATTAACAAGAAGAGGACCAGACTTTTGGAAGCCAAAAATGACTTCATCAA AGGAAAAGCAAAGCTGACATCGCTTCAGAAAGAATGCGATGAATTGGAACAGAGACTCGAAGCTCTGAGAGAAGGAACTTCGTTCCTCAACAACCTGCAGGAGCTCAACAGGAGATACCTGAAGCACCGCACCGCTCATCCGGATGAGGTGGAAACG TTTGGCCCGTCTTGTCTGCCTGCCATGTTGCTTGAAGCCAGATCAATCTTGGGAACAGAGCAACAGCTAAAGAATGTCAATGACCAGCTACAGCAGATCATAGATGAGACTGAAGATCAACCATCAACACATACCGTTCAGCTAAaccaataa
- the dhrs13l1 gene encoding dehydrogenase/reductase (SDR family) member 13 like 1 isoform X1 — protein sequence MFVLVSIVALLIAYFIIHRVFVHRRTFNGTTKLYGKTVIVTGGNTGIGKATAAAMATRGARVILACRSKQRAEEAVGDLIQETGNDGIIFMQLDLASLKSVRAFAENFLKSESRLDLLINNAALASPGYTEDGLGMILGVNHIGPFLLTDLLLDRLKECAPSRVVNVSSCGHDLGTIDFDCITTHKRLALGSSDADLFKAYTHSKLCNVLFTHELAKRLKGTSVTCYSLHPGSVRSELGRDINEWHTRIIKAFVSKLGATDTVSGAQTTLYCALQEDIEHLSGRYFSDCQLVQVKPEARDDGISKKLWEISEKLSGMA from the exons ATGTTTGTCTTAGTTTCCATTGTGGCTTTACTGAtcgcttattttattattcacaGGGTTTTTGTGCACAGGAGGACTTTCAATGGCACAACTAAACTCTACGGGAAAACCGTCATCGTTACGG gtgGGAACACTGGCATTGGAAAGGCGACTGCGGCAGCGATGGCCACGAGAGGAGCGCGAGTGATTCTGGCCTGTCGCAGTAAACAGAGAGCAGAAGAAGCTGTAGGAGATCTCATACAG GAAACTGGGAATGACGGCATCATCTTCATGCAACTCGATCTTGCCAGTCTGAAATCTGTCCGAGCTTTCGCTGAAAACTTCCTGAAGTCTGAGTCCAGACTAGACCTGCTCATCAATAATGCAG CTTTGGCCTCTCCTGGATACACTGAAGATGGTCTTGGCATGATCCTCGGTGTCAATCACATCGGCCCGTTTCTGTTGACCGATCTTCTGCTGGATCGTCTCAAGGAATGCGCACCCAGCCGAGTGGTGAACGTGTCATCTTGTGGTCATGATCTGGGCACCATTGATTTCGACTGCATCACCACACACAAGAGACTGGCTCTGGGCTCATCCGATGCAGATTTATTCAAGGCATATACCCACAGCAAGCTCTGTAACGTTCTCTTTACGCACGAACTGGCCAAGAGACTGAAGGGAACCAGCGTGACCTGCTACAGTCTCCATCCAG GGTCAGTAAGATCAGAACTGGGTCGTGATATCAACGAATGGCACACACGCATCATCAAGGCCTTTGTTAGTAAGCTGGGGGCCACAGACACGGTGTCTGGAGCTCAGACGACACTGTACTGTGCTCTGCAGGAGGACATCGAACATCTGAGTGGACGATATTTCTCCGACTGTCAGCTCGTTCAGGTCAAACCTGAAGCCAGAGACGACGGTATCAGCAAAAAACTGTGGGAAATCAGCGAGAAATTGTCTGGCATGGCTTGA
- the dhrs13l1 gene encoding dehydrogenase/reductase (SDR family) member 13 like 1 isoform X2, with the protein MATRGARVILACRSKQRAEEAVGDLIQETGNDGIIFMQLDLASLKSVRAFAENFLKSESRLDLLINNAALASPGYTEDGLGMILGVNHIGPFLLTDLLLDRLKECAPSRVVNVSSCGHDLGTIDFDCITTHKRLALGSSDADLFKAYTHSKLCNVLFTHELAKRLKGTSVTCYSLHPGSVRSELGRDINEWHTRIIKAFVSKLGATDTVSGAQTTLYCALQEDIEHLSGRYFSDCQLVQVKPEARDDGISKKLWEISEKLSGMA; encoded by the exons ATGGCCACGAGAGGAGCGCGAGTGATTCTGGCCTGTCGCAGTAAACAGAGAGCAGAAGAAGCTGTAGGAGATCTCATACAG GAAACTGGGAATGACGGCATCATCTTCATGCAACTCGATCTTGCCAGTCTGAAATCTGTCCGAGCTTTCGCTGAAAACTTCCTGAAGTCTGAGTCCAGACTAGACCTGCTCATCAATAATGCAG CTTTGGCCTCTCCTGGATACACTGAAGATGGTCTTGGCATGATCCTCGGTGTCAATCACATCGGCCCGTTTCTGTTGACCGATCTTCTGCTGGATCGTCTCAAGGAATGCGCACCCAGCCGAGTGGTGAACGTGTCATCTTGTGGTCATGATCTGGGCACCATTGATTTCGACTGCATCACCACACACAAGAGACTGGCTCTGGGCTCATCCGATGCAGATTTATTCAAGGCATATACCCACAGCAAGCTCTGTAACGTTCTCTTTACGCACGAACTGGCCAAGAGACTGAAGGGAACCAGCGTGACCTGCTACAGTCTCCATCCAG GGTCAGTAAGATCAGAACTGGGTCGTGATATCAACGAATGGCACACACGCATCATCAAGGCCTTTGTTAGTAAGCTGGGGGCCACAGACACGGTGTCTGGAGCTCAGACGACACTGTACTGTGCTCTGCAGGAGGACATCGAACATCTGAGTGGACGATATTTCTCCGACTGTCAGCTCGTTCAGGTCAAACCTGAAGCCAGAGACGACGGTATCAGCAAAAAACTGTGGGAAATCAGCGAGAAATTGTCTGGCATGGCTTGA
- the LOC130563543 gene encoding cohesin subunit SA-1 has protein sequence MVAVLSSARSSGSDLEPLLLTSTHKDPHVSHAHVCSRYSRLMEHMDALESYSSEDNLSLSGSDFEFQPKPTKRKLISSQGTTSPKRVYQPVRSSNEPQTAGNTRGLRRRDVQTDGHATAGGLYEAVRSGRSALPTVIDDWLDEYSRDKEAGLLELINFVIQCSGCKGVVTKEMLNTMQNADIIGHLTKEFNEDSVSYPLVSVGSDWRRFREGLCEFLSLLVRSCRNSLLYDDYLFSSLIALLTGLADSQVRAFRHTSTLIAMRLMSAIVVVAAEVNAQALMTKRRCDMEKIKRAEQRAIRREEELENSLKEVSEHQEDLRSLMNGIFKGVFVHRYRDRVPDIRAICMEEMGVWFRENPACFLNDEHLKYVGWMLHDKQAPVRLKCVLTLQKLYAEKDFIGRLELFTSRFKERIVCMILDKDSDVAVETVKLLLLIQQNTDDGLSEEECVGVYPLVFATHRGLACAAGHFLYHMLCSVLDEESGNRSNSFLVLLARFFIDSKYHEHAAYLVDSLWDVAGAELKNWEVMTSLLLQEGGVEEGMESALIDIMVCAMRQAAEATPPMTRSQKKNLTMREKKLQAQEMRRITNHFIPVLPQLLAKFSADVGKVSCLLRAPLYFHLDAYGSSSRLEKCLDLLLSQVCDIVLKHSEECVLEASVRVLCSLCCDSYTFSGRAERAISQLLDSTVEKCTTNLTTILQDSADEDDYYRAASSLNILAVFSSASDMTGRNLFEFCSQLMKFEIESGELDKKLMVPALKCAVFHLFWKGTKITQQHQTDKAELKRLLNSLHSFCIVCQSCLSVGQNDIRNQAFVCLCDVLMVFGSLSEGEGSPLQCYSPDESLTAEMASFLIDYLFTDSDDELIDEMNISGLMQKRNQLAGYCKLIIYGVLELRAATDVLKYYNKYYREFGDIIKETLSKSKTISSVESARTVCLCLQQLFSGLDQDRRDEELTEIRFLAKKLAMNFSINQRLIRKPLLALHQDGIRFACKGLEQGNPMNLGFLTILCEFSFKLLQPERKQLLEYLRRVCADVVKSKFVRMYERSLTSGSRETPVAPSSPGTPERKRRRTQSLISSPENPAVTSQARRHDTDDEFTEGTFQVRTVTHSRPQSSPSAPSIQSHLSTLSLIDEDHSDDEPVIEDYDDDEDSETGIILPSTRDSGSYLEDLFE, from the exons ATGGTTGCGGTTCTGAGTTCTGCGCGCAGTTCTGGAAGCGATCTTGAGCCGCTACTGTTAACATCCACACACAAAGATCCACACGTCAGTCACGCCCATGTGTGCTCGCGCTACTCACG acTGATGGAGCACATGGATGCGTTGGAGTCCTACAG CTCTGAGGACAACCTCTCTCTTTCTGGAAGTGACTTTGAGTTCCAGCCGAAACCCACCAAAAGAAAACTGATCTCCTCACAGGGAACCACA TCTCCTAAGAGGGTTTATCAGCCGGTCAGAAGTTCCAATGAGCCGCAGACAGCAGGAAACACACGGGGTCTCAGGCGGCGTGACGTTCAGACAGATGGCCATGCCACCGCGGGTGGTCTTTATGAGGCTGTGAGGTCTGGCCGCAGTGCGCTTCCG ACGGTGATAGATGATTGGCTGGATGAGTACAGCAGAGACAAAGAGGCGGGACTTCTGGAGCTCATCAACTTTGTAATACAGTGCAGCGGCTGTAAAG gaGTAGTCACGAAAGAGATGTTAAACACCATGCAGAATGCTGATATAATTGGTCATCTCACTAAAGAATTTAATGAG GACTCTGTCAGTTATCCACTGGTGTCAGTGGGCTCTGACTGGCGACGCTTTCGTGAGGGTTTGTGTGAGTTCCTGTCTCTGCTAGTTCGTAGCTGTCGGAACAGTCTGTTGTATGATGATTATCTCTTCTCATCGCTCATTGCGCTGCTCACGGGTCTGGCCGACTCACAGGTCCGTGCCTTCAGACACACCAGCACTCTCATCG ccaTGCGGCTGATGTCAGCGATAGTGGTAGTAGCTGCAGAAGTGAACGCTCAAGCATTGATGACCAAGAGGCGTTGTGACATGGAGAAGATCAAACGGGCTGAACAAAGAGCCATCAGACGAGAGGAGGAACTAGAGAACTCTTTAAAAGAG GTGTCGGAGCATCAGGAGGACCTGCGCTCTCTCATGAATGGGATCTTTaagggtgtttttgttcatcgGTATCGCGACAGAGTTCCAGACATCCGGGCCATCTGCATGGAGGAGATGGGGGTGTGGTTCAGAGAAAACCCCGCCTGCTTCCTCAATGACGAGCACCTTAAATACGTGGGCTGGATGCTGCATGATAAG CAAGCTCCGGTACGTCTGAAGTGTGTGTTGACTTTGCAGAAATTATATGCAGAGAAAGATTTCATTGGCCGTTTAGAGCTCTTCACAAGCCGCTTCAAG GAACGGATTGTCTGCATGATTCTGGATAAAGACTCAGATGTTGCTGTGGAAACTGTGAAGCTGTTACTGCTCATTCAACA gaaCACAGATGATGGTCTGAGTGAGGAGgagtgtgttggtgtgtatccACTGGTGTTCGCCACACATCGAGGTCTCGCCTGTGCAGCTGGACACTTCCTGTATCACAT GCTGTGTAGCGTGTTAGATGAAGAATCAGGCAATCGCAGCAATTCTTTCCTTGTTTTACTCGCACGCTTTTTCATTGACAGCAAG TATCACGAACACGCTGCGTACCTGGTCGACAGTCTGTGGGATGTTGCTGGGGCGGAGCTAAAAAACTGGGAGGTGATGACATCACTATTGCTGCAGGAAGGTG GTGTTGAGGAAGGGATGGAGAGTGCTTTGATTGACATTATGGTATGTGCAATGAGACAGGCGGCAGAGGCCACTCCCCCAATGACCCGCTCACAGAAGAAG aatCTGACTATGAGGGAAAAGAAGCTTCAGGCTCAAGAGATGAGACGCATTACAAACCATTTTATTCCTGTGTTGCCTCAATTACTGGCAAAG TTTTCTGCAGATGTTGGGAAGGTGAGCTGTCTACTCAGAGCGCCGCTGTATTTTCATCTGGATGCTTACGGCAGCTCATCACGTCTGGAGAAA TGTTTGGATTTGTTGTTGTCTCAGGTGTGTGATATTGTACTGAAGCACAGTGAGGAGTGTGTGCTAGAGGCatctgtgcgtgtgttgtgttctTTGTGTTGTGACTCTTACACCTTCTCTGGTCGTGCTGAGAGAGCCATCAGTCAACTTTTGGATTCTACAGTGGAGAAATGTACTACAAACCTCACTACAATACTGCAG GATTCAGCTGATGAGGATGATTACTACAGAGCTGCTTCATCGCTGAACATTCTTGCAGTCTTCAGCAG TGCCAGTGATATGACCGGAAGAAACCTGTTTGAGTTCTGCTCTCAGCTTATGAAGTTTGAAATAGAGTCAGGAGAATTGGACAAGAAG ctgATGGTTCCTGCTCTGAAATGTGCAGTATTCCATCTGTTTTGGAAAGGAACAAAGATCACACAACAGCATCAAACAGACAAG gcCGAACTGAAGCGTCTGTTAAACTCTCTTCATTCATTCTGCATTGTGTGTCAGAGTTGCCTGTCTGTGGGTCAGAATGACATCAGAAATCAG gcgtttgtgtgtttgtgtgacgtGCTGATGGTGTTTGGAAGCTTGTCTGAAGGCGAGGGTTCACCGCTGCAGTGCTACAGCCCTGATGAGTCTCTCACCGCTGAAATGGCCTCTTTTCTCATAGACTACCTCTTCACAGATTCTGACGATGAACTCATTG ACGAGATGAATATTTCTGGGTTGATGCAGAAGAGGAATCAGTTGGCTGGATATTGTAAACTCATCATATATGGAGTTCTGGAGCTCAGAGCGGCTACAGACGTTCTCAAGTACTACAATaag taTTACAGGGAGTTTGGTGACATCATCAAAGAGACTCTCAGCAAATCCAAGACAATCAGCTCAGTGGAAAGTGCCagaactgtgtgtttgtgtctgcagCAG CTCTTCTCTGGGTTGGATCAGGACCGTCGTGATGAGGAGTTGACAGAGATCAGATTTCTAGCAAAGAAACTGGCCATGAACTTCAGCATCAACCAGCGTCTCATCCGCAAACCCCTGCTGGCTTTACACCA ggACGGCATTCGGTTTGCGTGTAAAGGCCTCGAGCAGGGAAACCCCATGAACTTGGGTTTTTTGACAATACTTTGTGAGTTCAGCTTCAAACTCCTGCAGCCGGAACGCAAACAGCT GTTGGAGTATCTGCGGCGTGTGTGTGCTGATGTTGTGAAAAGTAAGTTTGTGAGGATGTATGAACGATCTTTGACCTCAGGCTCGCGAGAGACTCCGGTTGCGCCATCTTCTCCTGGAACACCCGAAAGGAAACGCAGACGCACACAGA GTTTGATCAGTAGTCCAGAAAATCCAGCTGTGACATCACAGGCACGCCGCCATGACACAGATGATGAATTCACCGAAgg GACATTTCAGGTGAGGACTGTCACTCATAGCAGACCACAGTCCAGTCCATCTGCTCCAAGCATCCAGTCACATCTCAGCAC actGTCTCTGATTGATGAAGATCATTCAGATGATGAACCAGTAATTGAGgattatgatgatgatgaggactCTGAGACAGGCATCATTCTG CCCTCCACCCGTGACTCTGGCAGCTATCTGGAGGATTTGTTTGAATAA